From the Opitutus sp. ER46 genome, one window contains:
- a CDS encoding HAD family hydrolase: MKRPVPLRAVVFDFDGTIVNSLPLVLASIAHALAPFGGAPTMDIFARLGGPPERFLPELLADPRHAPEALARMDAYHQANNHLLEVFPGATTLLAQLAAAGIKTAVWTGRDRLSTELLLPTLGLQPHFATVVCGDDLATHKPDPAGLREIMRRLSIQPAETLFVGDADVDVLGGSGCGVDTILIRHARGIAPAIAGRAWRVVADPAEAYRTVAQAAGLPVQV, translated from the coding sequence ATGAAACGGCCGGTCCCCTTGCGGGCCGTCGTGTTCGATTTCGACGGCACGATCGTGAACAGCCTGCCGCTGGTGCTAGCTTCGATCGCGCACGCGCTGGCGCCCTTTGGCGGCGCGCCGACGATGGACATCTTCGCGCGGCTTGGCGGCCCCCCGGAGCGGTTCCTGCCGGAGCTGCTGGCCGACCCGCGGCACGCGCCCGAGGCGCTGGCGCGCATGGACGCGTATCATCAGGCGAACAACCATCTCCTCGAGGTGTTCCCCGGGGCGACGACGCTGCTGGCGCAACTGGCCGCGGCGGGGATCAAGACGGCGGTGTGGACCGGTCGCGACCGCCTCTCGACCGAGTTGCTGCTGCCGACGCTCGGCCTGCAGCCGCATTTTGCCACCGTCGTGTGCGGCGACGACCTCGCGACGCACAAGCCGGATCCCGCTGGGCTGAGGGAAATCATGCGCCGACTTAGTATTCAACCGGCGGAGACGCTATTTGTCGGCGATGCCGATGTCGACGTGCTGGGCGGCAGTGGGTGCGGAGTGGATACAATCCTGATCCGGCATGCGCGCGGGATTGCGCCGGCGATCGCCGGACGCGCGTGGCGCGTGGTCGCCGACCCCGCCGAAGCGTACCGGACCGTAGCTCAAGCCGCCGGTTTGCCGGTGCAGGTTTAG
- a CDS encoding outer membrane lipoprotein-sorting protein, with protein sequence MFTFTPARLRRAFFIVALATAGAVFAGPPTAGTQAPLAQVGKPTAAEAGRILEQFRRSGWLGYVEFELRALPRQGDERVYQGRLWGGFNGQGAVTRIELTDAQGVVQRFLLQNGEQAAVWRVRLGRPEVVQGAALLDPLIPGVEVSAFDLQMPYLYWPEFAVESVVRMRGRPAYTFLFTPPATFARAHSGLQRVRAYFDAQYSAPMQTEFTDAKRVVKTVSLVDLKKVGEQWIPRSFDIRNEVTRDKTRFVVTAVALRLEFAPLVFEPASLTEAVQPPTDRLVRVAP encoded by the coding sequence ATGTTTACCTTTACGCCCGCCCGGCTTCGGCGGGCGTTTTTTATTGTGGCGTTGGCGACGGCCGGCGCGGTGTTCGCCGGCCCGCCGACGGCGGGCACGCAGGCTCCGCTGGCCCAAGTCGGCAAGCCGACGGCGGCGGAAGCTGGCCGCATCCTTGAGCAGTTTCGGCGCTCGGGGTGGCTCGGCTACGTGGAGTTCGAACTGCGCGCCCTTCCGCGGCAGGGCGACGAGAGGGTTTATCAAGGGCGTCTCTGGGGTGGCTTCAACGGGCAGGGAGCGGTGACCAGGATCGAGCTCACCGACGCCCAGGGCGTGGTGCAGCGATTTCTCCTGCAGAATGGCGAACAGGCTGCAGTCTGGCGGGTCCGGCTCGGCCGGCCGGAGGTGGTCCAGGGCGCGGCGCTCCTCGACCCGTTGATCCCCGGCGTGGAGGTGAGCGCGTTCGACCTGCAGATGCCGTACCTTTACTGGCCCGAGTTTGCGGTGGAGAGCGTGGTCCGCATGCGCGGGCGCCCGGCCTACACGTTTTTGTTCACCCCGCCGGCGACCTTCGCGCGGGCGCACTCCGGGCTGCAACGGGTGCGCGCGTATTTCGACGCGCAATACAGCGCCCCGATGCAGACCGAGTTCACCGACGCCAAGCGTGTCGTGAAGACGGTGTCGCTCGTGGACCTGAAGAAGGTGGGGGAGCAGTGGATCCCGCGCTCGTTCGATATCCGCAACGAGGTCACACGGGACAAGACGCGCTTCGTCGTCACCGCGGTCGCGCTGCGGTTGGAATTTGCGCCGCTCGTTTTCGAGCCGGCCAGCCTGACGGAGGCGGTGCAGCCGCCGACGGACCGGCTTGTGCGGGTGGCCCCATGA